One segment of Brassica napus cultivar Da-Ae chromosome C3, Da-Ae, whole genome shotgun sequence DNA contains the following:
- the LOC106427771 gene encoding auxin transporter protein 1-like produces the protein MSAGMRHGEEAIVPSGNDNEGVQVNGNNTGKIDEHDGSDGSKLSSFLWHGGSVWDAWFSCASNQVAQVLLTLPYSFSQLGMLSGIVLQIFYGLLGSWTAYLISVLYVEYRARKEKEGKNFKNHVIQWFEVLDGLLGTYWKALGLAFNCTFLLFGSVIQLIACASNIYYINDHLDKRTWTYIFGACCATTVFIPSFHNYRIWSFLGLGMTTYTAWYLAIASIIHGQTEGVKHSGPTKLVLYFTGATNILYTFGGHAVTVEIMHAMWKPQKFKYIYLMATLYVFTLTIPSASAVYWAFGDELLDHSNAFSLLPKNGWRDAAVILMLIHQFITFGFACTPLYFVWEKVIGMHDTESICLRALARLPVVIPIWFLAIIFPFFGPINSAVGALLVSFTVYIIPSLAHMLTYRSASARQNAAEKPPFFLPSWTAMYVLNAFVVIWVLIVGFGFGGWASVTNFVRQVDTFGLFAKCYQCKPPVPAAAAAHAPVSALHHRL, from the exons ATGTCGGCGGGAATGAGGCACGGAGAAGAGGCGATAGTCCCAAGCGGAAATGACAACGAAGGAGTTCAGGTAAACGGAAACAACACCGGAAAAATCGACGAGCACGACGGCTCCGACGGTTCTAAGCTAAGCAGTTTCCTCTGGCACGGTGGCTCCGTCTGGGACGCTTGGTTCAGCTGCGCATCTAACcag GTGGCGCAAGTGCTTTTGACGCTGCCGTACTCGTTCAGTCAACTAGGAATGTTATCAGGAATAGTACTTCAGATCTTCTATGGTTTACTCGGAAGCTGGACTGCTTACCTCATCAGTGTTCTCTACGTTGAGTATCGAGCTCGTAAGGAGAAAGAAGGCAAAAACTTTAAGAACCACGTTATTCAG TGGTTCGAAGTGCTTGATGGATTACTCGGGACATACTGGAAAGCACTAGGGCTCGCATTTAACTGCACTTTCCTCTTGTTCGGATCTGTAATCCAACTCATTGCTTGTGCCAg TAACATTTATTACATAAACGATCACTTGGACAAGAGAACATGGACTTACATATTCGGTGCATGTTGTGCAACCACTGTTTTTATACCGTCGTTCCATAATTACCGGATTTGGTCATTCCTCGGCTTGGGTATGACCACTTACACCGCGTGGTACTTGGCCATCGCCTCCATTATCCACGGCCAG acgGAAGGTGTGAAACACTCAGGTCCAACGAAGCTAGTTCTTTATTTCACCGGAGCTACCAATATACTGTATACCTTTGGTGGTCACGCGGTTACTGT TGAGATAATGCATGCAATGTGGAAGCCACAGAAGTTTAAGTACATTTACTTAATGGCGACGTTATACGTTTTCACATTAACGATACCGTCAGCTTCCGCCGTTTACTGGGCCTTCGGAGACGAACTTCTCGACCATTCCAACGCATTTTCTCTTCTCCCCAAGAACGGGTGGCGTGATGCCGCCGTTATCCTAATGCTCATTCACCag TTTATAACGTTCGGATTTGCGTGTACCCCGCTTTACTTTGTGTGGGAGAAAGTGATAGGGATGCATGACACAGAGAGCATTTGCTTGAGGGCTTTAGCTCGTTTGCCTGTGGTTATACCTATATGGTTCTTAGCTATTATTTTCCCGTTTTTCGGTCCGATCAATTCCGCGGTTGGTGCTCTTCTGGTTAGCTTCACCGTCTATATCATCCCGTCCCTTGCTCACATGCTCACTTACCGATCTGCCTCCGCTCGTCAG AATGCGGCGGAGAAGCCGCCGTTCTTCTTGCCGAGCTGGACGGCGATGTACGTGTTGAACGCTTTCGTGGTTATTTGGGTTCTAATAGTTGGATTCGGGTTCGGTGGATGGGCAAGTGTTACCAACTTTGTTCGTCAAGTCGACACTTTTGGTCTCTTTGCTAAGTGTTACCAATGTAAACCACCGGTTCCAGCTGCAGCCGCCGCGCACGCTCCTGTTTCCGCTTTACACCACCGCCTTTGA